Within the uncultured Draconibacterium sp. genome, the region ATTTTCTCTGGAACACCGGGAATTACCTTTTACGCTCGGTGCTAAAATCAATCAAAAAATTGACAGCGATATCGTAAGCGATGACTTTTTATGGAATGTAAGCCTTACTTATTCGTTTGGAGATTAAAGATTTAAACCAGCTGCATTAAAGCAACTCGTTTAAATCTTTCTCGCTTATCGAAAATTCCGGATCAAACGCATCTGATTCCATATAATTCAACATCGATTTGTAAAGCTGTGCAGCTTCCGGTTGGTCTAAAATCTCATTCAGTTGCGACATACAAACCAGCAGTTTTCCTTCGCCAACTTTCATTTCAAAGATCAGCCCCATTTTATGATTGCGTTCCAAATTATCTACTACCTGAATGATGGGGTAGTAGGTACTTGGCAGTTCATCTAAAATCAGCGAATTACTGGCTTTAATAATCGAAAACCATTGCCAGTTGGTATGAAAATCAGTCGGAAAAGCATTGAATAGCGGATGCGTAGGATTGGTTAACAAGCCCAACGTACCGGGCGAAACCTCTGTTCCGTTATTCTCGCAAATAGATTTAAACATGCCGTAATTCCAGAAATCCGGTGGGAATAATCCGGGCTCGCTTTTTCCTTTTACATCTGCTGTTTGCGGGAAGAGCAGCACTTTACCACCGTTCTGTAATTCTCTTGAAACCTGTTGGTCAACTTTGTTTGCAACCAGAATGTCTTCAGGAATATTTAACTCGTTTTTGGCAGGATACACCCAAACCGGGTAGTCGTTCGAGTAATCACTTCCAGCAATCGAAATGTGTAGATTTAGTTTTGCTGCTTCCTTCAAATCCGATAGGTCTGCAGTTATTTCACCAAGTTCGGTAAGTCCTCCAAAAGGAACTTCTGCAGCTGTAAATGTTCCTTTGGCAACAAAGGTTCCGTCTTCCTGTTTTAAAGTCCATGAAATGTTGTTGGTCAGCGCTTTGTTGGAGTAGTTGGCAACAACAGCTTTTGCCTGAAATGTTTCGTTGCTGGTGTAGCAGTATTTTGGAAACTCAAGCAACAAGACCACGTCGTTGCACGATTGTTTCCAGGCTTCGGGAGTGATTACGTTCTTGCTGTCCATAAAAGCATCCAGAATGCCTACAAGTGCTGTTCCCTGGCCAGGGAAATCCTGCAGGTCGAGCAACTGAAATCCTGCAAAACCTTGCGTGCGAATTGCGGCTTCCATTTCGGCCTTGTAACACAGTGCCGACCATGCTCCAGTCGCCCGCTGAAAAATGCTGTCTTTATCCAGCATTCCGGCTTCTTCCAGGCGGCTTTTGAATATTTCCAGGTTGGTAGCCTTTAAAACACCGGTGTATTTTCCAATTTCATCATAATCAGGAAAAATCTGGTACTGACCAATTTCGTGACTGATGATTGGCAAATTCATGTGATTTACTGCGTAACTAAAATCGAAATTGGTAGAAGGAGTTACGGAGTTTAATCGGGCGCCGTCCTTTGAATCGGCAAATGCATGTGTTAATCGTGTGTGCGTAAGAATTGTATCGTGTGCATACGAGGTACGCGCGCCAACAAAAAATTCGGAAGTTGGAGTTGGCGGAATGTAACCGATCCCGTTGTTACATCCCATGGTGTAAAGCGGGCGGTCGTCGTACGCTTTTAAAGCTGAAATGTTGGCTTCCACATTATCTAGGCCTCCCCAAATTTCATTACCGTGCGAAAACAGTACGAACGACGGGTGATTGGCATAGGCATCCAACAATGCAAAACCTTCGTTGCGTAGCTGATTGGCAATGTTTACCGAGTCTAAACCTCCCCAAAACGGTAGTTCAGGCTGCAAGTAAATTCCTTCCTGGTCGGCAGCAATAAAAGCCGCTTCCGGTGGGCACCAGGAATGAAAACGGTAATGGTTGATGCCGTAGTTTTTGGCAATTTTAAAAACACGCACCCAGCCTTCTGTATCCATTGGTGGATGACCGGTTAACGGAAATACACAGGCATCGTGTTTCCCACGAAGAAAAGTTGTTCGTCCATTAATCGAGAACTGGGTTCCGTCAACATCAAACTCACGCATACCAAATGTTTCCGATTTGGTATCCTGAATACCCTCTCCGGAAACAACAGCCGTAAGTTTATAAAGTGGCTGGCTGTATTCATCCCACAGTTGACAATCGTCGCCAAAGTTGTACTCCAGTTGAACTTTTTCTTGTGCGTTTACAGTTGATTTTAAAGTTTTTAAGTGCGTAGTTTTTCCAGCCACCGTTTTTTCAACATGAAGTTCAATTGCTAACTCTTCCGCCGGCTGATTCTCAATATTCAGGTCGACGAGGGCTTTTTTGTTCTGCACATCCGGAGTGACACGCAATTTGGAGATGTATGTTTTTGAAGTAGCCTCAATTTGAATTTTCCCGATTATCCCGTTCCAGTTGGTTTGTGTGTCATCAGAGTAGATATGCACATTTCCGTAGGGAGTTAATTTCAAATCGTTGTTTACCAGAATAGTAATGAAGTGGTCGCCGGGAGTTAGTAAGTCGGTTAGACCATATTTTTGTGTTGACTGCAACAAGAACGACGATCCTACAAACTGGTCATCAACCCACACTTTCGATGGTTTTGTCCTTTCCAACTGAAGTTCAAGCCGTTTATCCTTCAAATTCTCAGGAATTGTAACTTTTTTCCGGTACCAGGCCATTCCCTCGTAAGTGTAAATCCGGTTCAGGTGCATGGTAGTCGGGTTTTGATTCAGAAAACCTTTTTGGTTTGAATCGGTTGTTCCGGGCAACACCACCGAATCATCAAAATCAGACAGGTACCATTGCTGTACTTCACCGCTTTGTGCGGTGTCGAGAGCAAATTGCCATTCGCCCTGCAGATCAATTGTACTTCTGTAATTGGGAGTTTGAGTTGTGCACGAAATTACGGCTAATAACAGAATCAAATACAAGTTCTTCATCAATAAATTTTTTAGGACACGCAGCCCGGTTTTTACTTAGCTTATTGTAAAAATAACAAAATAAAGTTCAGGTTCATCTTTGCCAAACGACGGATAAAATTACAAGTTGCTTTAAAAGTCTTTTATTCAGCAGGATATGATTTGTAAAAAAATACCCGCCTCTATACAAAGACGGGTAATTTTATGAATATAACTATTCGCTATTACATCAAGATCTGGCGGGCATAGTTAACGCAGGTTTTTACTTCTTTAACGGCATTCGACCATGGTTTTACTTCGTATTCCAACTCTATGTCGCAATAGATTGGCCACTTTTCTTTTTTAATCAAAAGCAACACTTCTTCCAGTGGCATTTGCCCTTGTCCCCAAACCTGATTTTGGTTTGGCGGATCAGTTTCCGGACCGGTTTTGTCTTTGATGTGAATACTGAAAATCCGGTCGTGGTATTTTCGAAGAATGTCGCAAGGATTTTTTCCGGTAGAGCCGAAATAGTGACCTGAATCGAAGTTGAACATTACTGCCGGCGAAATGTCCACAAAGTTGTCGTAAGTAAAACCTTCTACATCCGCAAATTGCATGTGCTGATGGAAAACGGCGTACATTCCGTGTTTCTCTGCAATTGGTCCCAACTTTTTAGCGGCAGCTTCGCTAATTTCTTCGCTAACACCTTTTGCGCCCATTGCTTTGGCCACTGTAAAAGCGTATTCAATTTCTTCGTCCGACCATTGCGAAGGCGAGAACTTAACAATGTGTGGTTTTATTCCGGTGTCATCCAGCAATTTTTTGGCAGCTTCCACTTTTTTCATGTCAACATTCAAACGGAATTTGCGAACCTCCTCGTTGTATTTATCCATTCTGGCTTGCTGTTCAGCATTTAATTGCGGACGACCTCTGCGGCGTGGTTGTGGTGCCTCACCGCTTGCTGCTTGTTCCGCTTGCTGCTGCCTCCGAATTTCCATAAAAATCTCCATCATCGGACTTTCCGGAGCACCCAAATAAGTTTCCAAATCTCCGCTCATCAATTCAATAGAACTGATGTTGCACTCTTTGCAATATTTTACGATGTTCTCCAATCCACCCGGCATGGTGCGCCAGCTGTAGGTGATGGCACCAATGTGCACTCCGCCAAAGTTGGAGTTGGGATTGTCTTTTTTTGTTGC harbors:
- a CDS encoding sugar-binding domain-containing protein; the encoded protein is MKNLYLILLLAVISCTTQTPNYRSTIDLQGEWQFALDTAQSGEVQQWYLSDFDDSVVLPGTTDSNQKGFLNQNPTTMHLNRIYTYEGMAWYRKKVTIPENLKDKRLELQLERTKPSKVWVDDQFVGSSFLLQSTQKYGLTDLLTPGDHFITILVNNDLKLTPYGNVHIYSDDTQTNWNGIIGKIQIEATSKTYISKLRVTPDVQNKKALVDLNIENQPAEELAIELHVEKTVAGKTTHLKTLKSTVNAQEKVQLEYNFGDDCQLWDEYSQPLYKLTAVVSGEGIQDTKSETFGMREFDVDGTQFSINGRTTFLRGKHDACVFPLTGHPPMDTEGWVRVFKIAKNYGINHYRFHSWCPPEAAFIAADQEGIYLQPELPFWGGLDSVNIANQLRNEGFALLDAYANHPSFVLFSHGNEIWGGLDNVEANISALKAYDDRPLYTMGCNNGIGYIPPTPTSEFFVGARTSYAHDTILTHTRLTHAFADSKDGARLNSVTPSTNFDFSYAVNHMNLPIISHEIGQYQIFPDYDEIGKYTGVLKATNLEIFKSRLEEAGMLDKDSIFQRATGAWSALCYKAEMEAAIRTQGFAGFQLLDLQDFPGQGTALVGILDAFMDSKNVITPEAWKQSCNDVVLLLEFPKYCYTSNETFQAKAVVANYSNKALTNNISWTLKQEDGTFVAKGTFTAAEVPFGGLTELGEITADLSDLKEAAKLNLHISIAGSDYSNDYPVWVYPAKNELNIPEDILVANKVDQQVSRELQNGGKVLLFPQTADVKGKSEPGLFPPDFWNYGMFKSICENNGTEVSPGTLGLLTNPTHPLFNAFPTDFHTNWQWFSIIKASNSLILDELPSTYYPIIQVVDNLERNHKMGLIFEMKVGEGKLLVCMSQLNEILDQPEAAQLYKSMLNYMESDAFDPEFSISEKDLNELL
- a CDS encoding sugar phosphate isomerase/epimerase yields the protein MSKNKNNGLSRRKFLGSSAALAAVSMVPVNFASANPATKKDNPNSNFGGVHIGAITYSWRTMPGGLENIVKYCKECNISSIELMSGDLETYLGAPESPMMEIFMEIRRQQQAEQAASGEAPQPRRRGRPQLNAEQQARMDKYNEEVRKFRLNVDMKKVEAAKKLLDDTGIKPHIVKFSPSQWSDEEIEYAFTVAKAMGAKGVSEEISEAAAKKLGPIAEKHGMYAVFHQHMQFADVEGFTYDNFVDISPAVMFNFDSGHYFGSTGKNPCDILRKYHDRIFSIHIKDKTGPETDPPNQNQVWGQGQMPLEEVLLLIKKEKWPIYCDIELEYEVKPWSNAVKEVKTCVNYARQILM